In Chloroflexota bacterium, a single genomic region encodes these proteins:
- the secE gene encoding preprotein translocase subunit SecE, with protein MATKVKPTKATVAVENRFKRVIRETRAELRKIAWPTRDEATNLTIIVIAISIAVGLFLGGVDYVLKKIFELLFTGS; from the coding sequence TTGGCAACGAAGGTGAAACCGACCAAGGCGACCGTAGCGGTGGAAAATCGTTTCAAGAGAGTTATCCGGGAGACAAGAGCAGAGCTTCGGAAGATCGCCTGGCCGACGCGTGATGAGGCTACCAACTTGACGATCATCGTGATCGCCATCTCCATCGCTGTTGGCCTCTTCTTGGGCGGTGTTGATTACGTTCTTAAGAAGATATTCGAATTATTGTTCACTGGATCTTAA